One genomic window of Saccopteryx bilineata isolate mSacBil1 chromosome 4, mSacBil1_pri_phased_curated, whole genome shotgun sequence includes the following:
- the FLT4 gene encoding vascular endothelial growth factor receptor 3 isoform X1, which produces MQRGAALCLCLWLCLELLGRDRGLVSGYSMSPPTLNITEEIHIIDSNDSLSISCRGQHPLQWAWPGAQESPATGEKDSEDTGFVQDCEGTDARPYCKVLLLPEAHASDTGSYDCYYKYIKARIEGTTAASTYVFVRDLEQPFINKPGTLLVNRKDSTWVPCLVSIPGLNVTLRSQSSVLWPDGQDVVWDDRQGMRVSTSLLRDTLYLQCEATWGGQAFLSNPFIVHITGNELYDIQLFPKKSMELLVGEKLVLNCTVWAEFNSGVTFDWEYPGKQAERGKWVPERRSQQTHTELSSILTIHNVTRQDLGSYVCEASNGIQQFRDSTEVIVHEKPFISVEWLKGPILEATAGDKLVKLPVKLAAYPPPEFQWYKDRKAVSGRHSPHALVLKEVTEASAGIYTLALWNSMAGLKHNISLELVVNVPPNIHEKEASSPSIYSRHSRQALTCTAYGVPPPLSVQWHWRPWTPCKTFTQRSLQRQQRDRMPQCRDWRAVTTQDAVNPIESLDTWTEFVEGKNKTVSKLVIQDANVSAMYKCTVSNKVGQDERLIYFYVTTIPHGFSIESEPSEEPLEGQAVHLSCQADNYTYEHLRWYRLNLSTLHDVHGNPLLLDCKNVHLFATPLAASLEEAAPGVRHTTLSLTIPHVAPEHEGDYVCEVQDRHSHDKHCQKKYLSVQALEAPRLTQNLTDLLVNVSDSLEMQCLVAGTHVPSIMWYKDERLLEEESGIDLADSNQKLSIQRVREEDAGHYLCSVCNAKGCVNSSASVAVEGSEDKSSMEIVILIGTGVIAVFFWVLLLIIFCNMRRPAHADIKTGYLSIIMDPGEVPLEEQCEYLSYDASQWEFPRDRLHLGRVLGHGAFGKVVEASAFGINKGSSCDTVAVKMLKEGATASEHRALMSELKILIHIGNHLNVVNLLGACTKPNGPLMVIVEFCKYGNLSNFLRAKREAFNPYAEKSPEQRRRFCTMVEGAKADRRRPGSSERAIFTRFLMGKGGAEPTPPVQEAEDLWLSPLTMEDLVCYSFQVARGMEFLASRKCIHRDLAARNILLSESDVVKICDFGLARDIYKDPDYVRKGSARLPLKWMAPESIFDKVYTTQSDVWSFGVLLWEIFSLGASPYPGVQINEEFCQRLKEGTRMKAPELATPAIRRIMLSCWSGDPKERPAFSELVGMLGDLLQGEGQQEEEEDHMAPCSLSLEEGSFLQASTTALHVTEATATEEGSWPNRHRHSLATRYYNCVSLPGSLARGTQAQSPSRMKTFEEFPMTLTTYKASVDNQTDSGMVLASEEFEQLESGPRQEGELSCKASGWNVDMTRGHPDPQGRQHRPDRGASGGQVFYNSEYGELAGPRQESDCTPLARAPFFPDNSY; this is translated from the exons GCCTGGTGAGTGGCTACTCTATGAGCCCCCCGACCCTGAACATCACAGAGGAGATACACATCATTGACTCCAATGACAGCCTGTCCATCTCCTGCAG GGGGCAGCACCCCCTCCAGTGGGCCTGGCCAGGGGCTCAGGAATCGCCAGCCACGGGGGAGAAGGACAGCGAAGACACAGGGTTCGTTCAAGACTGCGAGGGTACAGATGCCAGGCCATACTGCAAGGTGCTGCTACTTCCAGAGGCCCATGCCAGCGACACGGGCAGTTATGACTGCTACTACAAGTACATTAAGGCCCGCATTGAGGGTACCACCGCGGCTAGCACCTATGTGTTCGTAAGAG ACTTGGAGCAGCCGTTCATCAACAAGCCAGGCACACTCCTGGTCAACAGAAAGGACTCCACATGGGTGCCCTGCCTGGTGTCTATCCCCGGCCTTAACGTCACACTGCGCTCG CAAAGCTCGGTGCTGTGGCCTGATGGGCAGGACGTGGTGTGGGACGACCGCCAGGGCATGCGGGTGTCCACTTCGCTGCTGCGTGACACTCTGTACCTCCAGTGCGAGGCCACTTGGGGTGGCCAGGCCTTCCTGTCCAATCCTTTCATTGTGCACATCACAG GCAATGAGCTCTATGACATCCAGCTGTTCCCCAAGAAGTCGATGGAGCTGCTGGTTGGGGAGAAGCTGGTTCTGAACTGCACCGTGTGGGCTGAGTTCAACTCTGGTGTCACCTTTGACTGGGAATACCCAGGGAAGCAG GCTGAGCGGGGGAAGTGGGTTCCAGAGCGGCGCTCCCAGCAGACTCACACAGAGCTCTCCAGCATCCTGACCATTCACAATGTCACGCGGCAAGACCTGGGCTCCTACGTGTGCGAGGCGAGCAATGGCATCCAGCAGTTCCGGGACAGCACCGAGGTTATTGTGCACG AAAAGCCTTTCATCAGTGTCGAGTGGCTCAAGGGCCCCATCCTGGAAGCCACAGCAGGAGACAAGCTGGTGAAGCTGCCTGTGAAGCTGGCAGCGTACCCCCCACCGGAGTTCCAATG GTACAAGGACAGAAAGGCTGTGTCGGGGCGCCACAGCCCTCATGCCCTGGTGCTCAAGGAGGTAACAGAGGCCAGTGCAGGCATCTACACCCTCGCTCTGTGGAACTCCATGGCTGGCCTGAAGCACAACATCAGCCTGGAGCTGGTGGTGAATG TGCCCCCCAACATCCATGAGAAGGAGGCCTCCTCCCCCAGCATCTACTCCCGCCATAGCCGCCAGGCCCTCACCTGTACCGCCTACGGGGTACCCCCTCCTCTCAGTGTCCAGTGGCACTGGCGGCCGTGGACGCCCTGCAAGACCTTCACCCAACGCAGCCT CCAGCGGCAACAGCGAGACCGCATGCCACAGTGTCGGGACTGGAGGGCAGTGACCACGCAGGATGCTGTGAACCCCATTGAGAGCCTGGACACCTGGACCGAGTTTGTGGAGGGCAAGAATAAG ACGGTGAGCAAGCTGGTGATCCAGGATGCCAACGTGTCTGCCATGTACAAATGCACGGTCTCCAACAAGGTGGGCCAGGACGAGCGGCTAATCTACTTCTACGTGACTA CCATCCCCCATGGCTTCAGCATTGAATCAGAGCCATCAGAAGAGCCCCTAGAGGGCCAGGCTGTGCACCTGAGCTGCCAGGCAGACAACTACACTTATGAGCATCTACGATGGTACCGCCTCAACCTGTCCACACTGCACGATGTACACGGGAACCCATTGCTGCTCGACTGCAAGAATGTGCACCTGTTTGCCACGCCACTGGCCGCGAGCCTGGAGGAGGCTGCGCCGGGGGTGCGCCACACCACGCTCAGCCTGACAATCCCTCACGTGGCACCCGAGCATGAGGGTGACTATGTGTGCGAGGTGCAGGACCGTCACAGCCACGACAAGCACTGCCAGAAGAAGTACCTGTCAGTGCAGG CCCTGGAAGCCCCGCGACTTACGCAGAACTTGACCGACCTCCTGGTGAACGTGAGCGACTCCCTGGAGATGCAGTGCCTAGTAGCCGGGACGCATGTGCCCAGCATCATGTGGTACAAAGACGAGAGGCTGCTGGAGGAAGAGTCCG GAATCGATCTGGCAGACTCGAACCAGAAGCTGAGCATCCAACGCGTGCGTGAGGAAGACGCAGGCCACTATCTATGCAGCGTGTGCAACGCCAAGGGCTGCGTCAACTCTTCTGCCAGTGTGGCTGTGGAAG GCTCCGAGGATAAAAGCAGCATGGAGATCGTGATCCTCATCGGCACCGGGGTCATCGCTGTCTTTTTCTGGGTCCTCCTCCTCATCATTTTCTGTAACATGAGGAGG ccagcccACGCAGACATCAAGACTGGCTACCTGTCCATCATCATGGACCCTGGGGAGGTACCCCTGGAGGAGCAGTGTGAATACCTATCCTATGATGCCAGCCAGTGGGAGTTCCCCCGGGATCGACTGCACCTGG GGAGAGTGCTGGGCCATGGGGCCTTCGGGAAGGTGGTGGAAGCCTCAGCTTTCGGAATCAACAAAGGCAGTAGCTGTGACACTGTGGCCGTGAAAATGCTGAAAG AGGGCGCCACAGCTAGCGAGCACCGCGCCCTGATGTCGGAACTCAAGATCCTAATCCACATCGGTAACCACCTCAATGTGGTCAACCTCCTGGGGGCGTGCACCAAACCTAATG gccccctCATGGTCATCGTGGAGTTCTGCAAATACGGCAACCTCTCCAACTTTTTGCGCGCCAAGCGGGAGGCCTTCAATCCCTATGCA GAAAAATCCCCCGAGCAGCGAAGACGCTTCTGCACCATGGTGGAGGGCGCCAAAGCTGATAGGAGGAGGCCTGGGAGCAGTGAAAGGGCCATCTTCACAAGGTTCCTGATGGGCAAGGGCGGAGCAGAGCCGACCCCTCCGGTCCAAGAAG CTGAGGACCTATGGCTGAGCCCACTGACCATGGAAGACCTGGTCTGCTACAGCTTCCAGGTGGCCCGAGGGATGGAGTTCCTGGCCTCCCGCAAG TGCATCCACAGAGACCTGGCTGCTCGGAACATCTTACTGTCAGAAAGCGACGTGGTAAAAATCTGTGACTTTGGCCTGGCCCGGGACATCTACAAGGACCCTGACTATGTGCGCAAAGGCAGT GCCCGGTTGCCCCTGAAGTGGATGGCGCCTGAGAGCATCTTTGACAAGGTGTACACCACGCAGAGCGATGTATGGTCCTTTGGGGTGCTGCTCTGGGAGATCTTCTCCCTGG GGGCCTCCCCATACCCTGGGGTGCAGATCAACGAGGAATTCTGCCAGCGACTGAAAGAGGGCACCCGAATGAAGGCCCCAGAGCTAGCTACTCCCGCCAT ACGCCGCATCATGCTGagctgctggtctggggacccCAAAGAAAGGCCTGCATTCTCGGAGCTGGTGGGGATGCTGGGGGACCTGCTCCAGGGTGAAGGCCAGCAG gaggaggaggaggatcacATGGCACCCTGCAGCTTGAGTTTGGAGGAGGGCAGCTTCTTGCAGGCATCCACCACAGCCCTGCATGTCACCGAGGCCACCGCCACTGAGGAGGGCAGCTGGCCAAACCGGCACCGGCACAGCCTGGCCACCAG ATACTACAACTGTGTGTCCCTCCCTGGGAGCCTGGCCAGAGGGACCCAGGCGCAGAGTCCCTCCAGGATGAAAACGTTCGAAGAATTTCCCATGACCCTAACAACCTACAAGGCCTCGGTG GATAACCAGACAGACAGCGGGATGGTGCTGGCCTCTGAGGAGTTTGAGCAGCTGGAGAGCGGTCCCAGACAAGAAGGCGAACTCAG
- the FLT4 gene encoding vascular endothelial growth factor receptor 3 isoform X2, with translation MSPPTLNITEEIHIIDSNDSLSISCRGQHPLQWAWPGAQESPATGEKDSEDTGFVQDCEGTDARPYCKVLLLPEAHASDTGSYDCYYKYIKARIEGTTAASTYVFVRDLEQPFINKPGTLLVNRKDSTWVPCLVSIPGLNVTLRSQSSVLWPDGQDVVWDDRQGMRVSTSLLRDTLYLQCEATWGGQAFLSNPFIVHITGNELYDIQLFPKKSMELLVGEKLVLNCTVWAEFNSGVTFDWEYPGKQAERGKWVPERRSQQTHTELSSILTIHNVTRQDLGSYVCEASNGIQQFRDSTEVIVHEKPFISVEWLKGPILEATAGDKLVKLPVKLAAYPPPEFQWYKDRKAVSGRHSPHALVLKEVTEASAGIYTLALWNSMAGLKHNISLELVVNVPPNIHEKEASSPSIYSRHSRQALTCTAYGVPPPLSVQWHWRPWTPCKTFTQRSLQRQQRDRMPQCRDWRAVTTQDAVNPIESLDTWTEFVEGKNKTVSKLVIQDANVSAMYKCTVSNKVGQDERLIYFYVTTIPHGFSIESEPSEEPLEGQAVHLSCQADNYTYEHLRWYRLNLSTLHDVHGNPLLLDCKNVHLFATPLAASLEEAAPGVRHTTLSLTIPHVAPEHEGDYVCEVQDRHSHDKHCQKKYLSVQALEAPRLTQNLTDLLVNVSDSLEMQCLVAGTHVPSIMWYKDERLLEEESGIDLADSNQKLSIQRVREEDAGHYLCSVCNAKGCVNSSASVAVEGSEDKSSMEIVILIGTGVIAVFFWVLLLIIFCNMRRPAHADIKTGYLSIIMDPGEVPLEEQCEYLSYDASQWEFPRDRLHLGRVLGHGAFGKVVEASAFGINKGSSCDTVAVKMLKEGATASEHRALMSELKILIHIGNHLNVVNLLGACTKPNGPLMVIVEFCKYGNLSNFLRAKREAFNPYAEKSPEQRRRFCTMVEGAKADRRRPGSSERAIFTRFLMGKGGAEPTPPVQEAEDLWLSPLTMEDLVCYSFQVARGMEFLASRKCIHRDLAARNILLSESDVVKICDFGLARDIYKDPDYVRKGSARLPLKWMAPESIFDKVYTTQSDVWSFGVLLWEIFSLGASPYPGVQINEEFCQRLKEGTRMKAPELATPAIRRIMLSCWSGDPKERPAFSELVGMLGDLLQGEGQQEEEEDHMAPCSLSLEEGSFLQASTTALHVTEATATEEGSWPNRHRHSLATRYYNCVSLPGSLARGTQAQSPSRMKTFEEFPMTLTTYKASVDNQTDSGMVLASEEFEQLESGPRQEGELSCKASGWNVDMTRGHPDPQGRQHRPDRGASGGQVFYNSEYGELAGPRQESDCTPLARAPFFPDNSY, from the exons ATGAGCCCCCCGACCCTGAACATCACAGAGGAGATACACATCATTGACTCCAATGACAGCCTGTCCATCTCCTGCAG GGGGCAGCACCCCCTCCAGTGGGCCTGGCCAGGGGCTCAGGAATCGCCAGCCACGGGGGAGAAGGACAGCGAAGACACAGGGTTCGTTCAAGACTGCGAGGGTACAGATGCCAGGCCATACTGCAAGGTGCTGCTACTTCCAGAGGCCCATGCCAGCGACACGGGCAGTTATGACTGCTACTACAAGTACATTAAGGCCCGCATTGAGGGTACCACCGCGGCTAGCACCTATGTGTTCGTAAGAG ACTTGGAGCAGCCGTTCATCAACAAGCCAGGCACACTCCTGGTCAACAGAAAGGACTCCACATGGGTGCCCTGCCTGGTGTCTATCCCCGGCCTTAACGTCACACTGCGCTCG CAAAGCTCGGTGCTGTGGCCTGATGGGCAGGACGTGGTGTGGGACGACCGCCAGGGCATGCGGGTGTCCACTTCGCTGCTGCGTGACACTCTGTACCTCCAGTGCGAGGCCACTTGGGGTGGCCAGGCCTTCCTGTCCAATCCTTTCATTGTGCACATCACAG GCAATGAGCTCTATGACATCCAGCTGTTCCCCAAGAAGTCGATGGAGCTGCTGGTTGGGGAGAAGCTGGTTCTGAACTGCACCGTGTGGGCTGAGTTCAACTCTGGTGTCACCTTTGACTGGGAATACCCAGGGAAGCAG GCTGAGCGGGGGAAGTGGGTTCCAGAGCGGCGCTCCCAGCAGACTCACACAGAGCTCTCCAGCATCCTGACCATTCACAATGTCACGCGGCAAGACCTGGGCTCCTACGTGTGCGAGGCGAGCAATGGCATCCAGCAGTTCCGGGACAGCACCGAGGTTATTGTGCACG AAAAGCCTTTCATCAGTGTCGAGTGGCTCAAGGGCCCCATCCTGGAAGCCACAGCAGGAGACAAGCTGGTGAAGCTGCCTGTGAAGCTGGCAGCGTACCCCCCACCGGAGTTCCAATG GTACAAGGACAGAAAGGCTGTGTCGGGGCGCCACAGCCCTCATGCCCTGGTGCTCAAGGAGGTAACAGAGGCCAGTGCAGGCATCTACACCCTCGCTCTGTGGAACTCCATGGCTGGCCTGAAGCACAACATCAGCCTGGAGCTGGTGGTGAATG TGCCCCCCAACATCCATGAGAAGGAGGCCTCCTCCCCCAGCATCTACTCCCGCCATAGCCGCCAGGCCCTCACCTGTACCGCCTACGGGGTACCCCCTCCTCTCAGTGTCCAGTGGCACTGGCGGCCGTGGACGCCCTGCAAGACCTTCACCCAACGCAGCCT CCAGCGGCAACAGCGAGACCGCATGCCACAGTGTCGGGACTGGAGGGCAGTGACCACGCAGGATGCTGTGAACCCCATTGAGAGCCTGGACACCTGGACCGAGTTTGTGGAGGGCAAGAATAAG ACGGTGAGCAAGCTGGTGATCCAGGATGCCAACGTGTCTGCCATGTACAAATGCACGGTCTCCAACAAGGTGGGCCAGGACGAGCGGCTAATCTACTTCTACGTGACTA CCATCCCCCATGGCTTCAGCATTGAATCAGAGCCATCAGAAGAGCCCCTAGAGGGCCAGGCTGTGCACCTGAGCTGCCAGGCAGACAACTACACTTATGAGCATCTACGATGGTACCGCCTCAACCTGTCCACACTGCACGATGTACACGGGAACCCATTGCTGCTCGACTGCAAGAATGTGCACCTGTTTGCCACGCCACTGGCCGCGAGCCTGGAGGAGGCTGCGCCGGGGGTGCGCCACACCACGCTCAGCCTGACAATCCCTCACGTGGCACCCGAGCATGAGGGTGACTATGTGTGCGAGGTGCAGGACCGTCACAGCCACGACAAGCACTGCCAGAAGAAGTACCTGTCAGTGCAGG CCCTGGAAGCCCCGCGACTTACGCAGAACTTGACCGACCTCCTGGTGAACGTGAGCGACTCCCTGGAGATGCAGTGCCTAGTAGCCGGGACGCATGTGCCCAGCATCATGTGGTACAAAGACGAGAGGCTGCTGGAGGAAGAGTCCG GAATCGATCTGGCAGACTCGAACCAGAAGCTGAGCATCCAACGCGTGCGTGAGGAAGACGCAGGCCACTATCTATGCAGCGTGTGCAACGCCAAGGGCTGCGTCAACTCTTCTGCCAGTGTGGCTGTGGAAG GCTCCGAGGATAAAAGCAGCATGGAGATCGTGATCCTCATCGGCACCGGGGTCATCGCTGTCTTTTTCTGGGTCCTCCTCCTCATCATTTTCTGTAACATGAGGAGG ccagcccACGCAGACATCAAGACTGGCTACCTGTCCATCATCATGGACCCTGGGGAGGTACCCCTGGAGGAGCAGTGTGAATACCTATCCTATGATGCCAGCCAGTGGGAGTTCCCCCGGGATCGACTGCACCTGG GGAGAGTGCTGGGCCATGGGGCCTTCGGGAAGGTGGTGGAAGCCTCAGCTTTCGGAATCAACAAAGGCAGTAGCTGTGACACTGTGGCCGTGAAAATGCTGAAAG AGGGCGCCACAGCTAGCGAGCACCGCGCCCTGATGTCGGAACTCAAGATCCTAATCCACATCGGTAACCACCTCAATGTGGTCAACCTCCTGGGGGCGTGCACCAAACCTAATG gccccctCATGGTCATCGTGGAGTTCTGCAAATACGGCAACCTCTCCAACTTTTTGCGCGCCAAGCGGGAGGCCTTCAATCCCTATGCA GAAAAATCCCCCGAGCAGCGAAGACGCTTCTGCACCATGGTGGAGGGCGCCAAAGCTGATAGGAGGAGGCCTGGGAGCAGTGAAAGGGCCATCTTCACAAGGTTCCTGATGGGCAAGGGCGGAGCAGAGCCGACCCCTCCGGTCCAAGAAG CTGAGGACCTATGGCTGAGCCCACTGACCATGGAAGACCTGGTCTGCTACAGCTTCCAGGTGGCCCGAGGGATGGAGTTCCTGGCCTCCCGCAAG TGCATCCACAGAGACCTGGCTGCTCGGAACATCTTACTGTCAGAAAGCGACGTGGTAAAAATCTGTGACTTTGGCCTGGCCCGGGACATCTACAAGGACCCTGACTATGTGCGCAAAGGCAGT GCCCGGTTGCCCCTGAAGTGGATGGCGCCTGAGAGCATCTTTGACAAGGTGTACACCACGCAGAGCGATGTATGGTCCTTTGGGGTGCTGCTCTGGGAGATCTTCTCCCTGG GGGCCTCCCCATACCCTGGGGTGCAGATCAACGAGGAATTCTGCCAGCGACTGAAAGAGGGCACCCGAATGAAGGCCCCAGAGCTAGCTACTCCCGCCAT ACGCCGCATCATGCTGagctgctggtctggggacccCAAAGAAAGGCCTGCATTCTCGGAGCTGGTGGGGATGCTGGGGGACCTGCTCCAGGGTGAAGGCCAGCAG gaggaggaggaggatcacATGGCACCCTGCAGCTTGAGTTTGGAGGAGGGCAGCTTCTTGCAGGCATCCACCACAGCCCTGCATGTCACCGAGGCCACCGCCACTGAGGAGGGCAGCTGGCCAAACCGGCACCGGCACAGCCTGGCCACCAG ATACTACAACTGTGTGTCCCTCCCTGGGAGCCTGGCCAGAGGGACCCAGGCGCAGAGTCCCTCCAGGATGAAAACGTTCGAAGAATTTCCCATGACCCTAACAACCTACAAGGCCTCGGTG GATAACCAGACAGACAGCGGGATGGTGCTGGCCTCTGAGGAGTTTGAGCAGCTGGAGAGCGGTCCCAGACAAGAAGGCGAACTCAG